Proteins encoded by one window of Ochrobactrum sp. BTU1:
- a CDS encoding FCD domain-containing protein, whose protein sequence is MSDRMSTAEAMQRMLSFFEKERLGPQDKIPPERILSTRLGCSRETTRKVLRQLEIEGLVWRHQGKGTFMGSPSSDVERPIERIIESASARDLMEARLVYEPALAAAAALNATHDDLDSLRNLAVATGMAKDWREYERLDDAFHKAVARASGNALLAAIFRSLASVRARSKWQRTHDAIFREARKREYASQQSEMHIAIVDAIEARDIDRAHLTMYSHLKLISSLEHASS, encoded by the coding sequence ATGAGTGACCGAATGTCGACCGCGGAAGCTATGCAACGGATGCTAAGCTTCTTCGAAAAAGAGCGGCTGGGTCCTCAGGACAAAATACCGCCCGAGCGGATTCTATCGACCAGACTTGGTTGCAGCCGTGAAACGACACGAAAAGTTCTACGCCAGCTTGAGATCGAAGGTCTGGTTTGGCGTCATCAGGGCAAGGGCACTTTCATGGGTAGCCCGTCCTCAGACGTCGAACGGCCGATTGAGCGCATCATCGAATCTGCATCCGCTCGGGATCTTATGGAAGCAAGGCTTGTTTACGAACCAGCATTGGCTGCAGCTGCAGCATTGAATGCCACTCATGACGATCTCGACAGTTTGCGTAACCTTGCTGTTGCCACTGGGATGGCCAAGGATTGGCGCGAATATGAGCGTCTCGATGACGCTTTTCATAAGGCCGTCGCACGTGCAAGCGGAAACGCCTTGCTTGCTGCGATCTTTCGCTCTCTCGCGTCTGTGCGAGCGCGCTCGAAATGGCAACGCACCCATGATGCGATCTTTCGCGAGGCACGTAAACGCGAATATGCGAGCCAGCAAAGTGAGATGCATATTGCGATCGTTGATGCGATTGAAGCTCGTGATATCGATCGGGCTCACCTGACCATGTATTCACATCTAAAGCTGATCAGTTCACTAGAGCATGCCTCAAGCTGA
- the lpxD gene encoding UDP-3-O-(3-hydroxymyristoyl)glucosamine N-acyltransferase has protein sequence MLGPVFFSPSRELTIGEVADYTGATLLDQTHASRIVTRLTSIADAGEGALVFLENTKNFGEFKNMNVAAVLCTEAVATSLSGDTAVLITPHPRRDFSSVGRMLFPNAVRPESWFGNTGISPEAIIHPTAHVGVGATIEAGAVLGKNVIVGAGSLVSSSAVIGAGCQIGSDCYVAPGVSVQFALIGNTVSLHPGVRIGQDGFGFGAGVGSVENIPPLGRAIIEDDVEIGANTTVARGAPGDTIIGAGTKIDNLVQIAQSVRIGRFCLIAAHCSISASCIIGDNTMLGGLVSVADHTVIGTSVGVAAGSDVINNIPDGERWGGVPARPIKQWFRDIVNVRDIERSKHSGQYIR, from the coding sequence ATGCTAGGTCCCGTTTTTTTCTCGCCGTCACGTGAACTTACGATTGGTGAGGTTGCTGACTATACCGGTGCGACCCTTCTCGACCAAACACATGCTTCGCGTATCGTCACCCGTCTTACTTCTATCGCAGACGCAGGCGAAGGAGCCCTCGTTTTTTTGGAGAACACGAAGAACTTCGGAGAGTTCAAGAACATGAACGTTGCAGCTGTTCTTTGTACCGAAGCCGTCGCCACCAGTCTTTCCGGCGACACAGCTGTTTTAATTACGCCCCATCCGCGCCGCGATTTCTCATCGGTCGGACGCATGCTGTTCCCTAATGCTGTACGCCCGGAAAGCTGGTTCGGAAATACGGGCATTTCTCCGGAGGCAATTATTCATCCCACCGCGCATGTAGGGGTTGGTGCAACGATAGAGGCCGGAGCGGTCTTAGGCAAAAACGTCATAGTCGGTGCAGGCTCACTCGTATCGTCCTCCGCTGTTATTGGAGCAGGATGCCAGATTGGGAGCGACTGCTACGTCGCGCCCGGCGTTTCTGTTCAGTTTGCCCTCATCGGTAACACTGTTTCCCTGCATCCCGGCGTGCGCATCGGGCAGGACGGCTTTGGCTTTGGGGCGGGCGTTGGAAGCGTAGAAAACATACCTCCGCTGGGGCGCGCCATTATTGAAGATGACGTTGAAATAGGTGCGAACACCACAGTGGCTCGGGGCGCGCCCGGCGATACAATTATAGGCGCTGGCACCAAAATCGATAACCTTGTTCAGATCGCACAGAGTGTTCGTATCGGGCGCTTCTGTCTGATCGCCGCGCATTGTAGTATTTCCGCCAGTTGTATAATTGGCGACAATACTATGCTTGGGGGCCTTGTCAGTGTTGCTGACCACACGGTGATAGGGACAAGTGTGGGGGTGGCAGCCGGTAGCGACGTTATAAACAATATTCCCGATGGCGAACGGTGGGGAGGGGTACCGGCCCGCCCTATCAAGCAATGGTTCCGCGATATTGTGAATGTACGCGATATTGAACGGTCGAAACATAGCGGACAATACATACGCTGA
- a CDS encoding LrgB family protein, with translation MKHPLELWVYLSASPLLWLTLTLCSWIAATEISVRLRRHPLANPVLISIVLLSSLLLIFDVPYERFFEGAQFIHFLLGPATVAIAVPLFRQWHQVRKTLIPMVSALVAGCFFSVFSVVVMGKWANLSNEVLISFLPKSATAGVAMAISFTLGGTPPLTAVLVILTGIIGALVVTPFMNAMRITDYAARGFAVGLTSHGIGTARAFDVNETAGLFAGIAMALNAIATSLVVPLLVNMLIN, from the coding sequence ATGAAGCATCCCCTTGAACTATGGGTCTATCTTTCAGCTTCGCCCTTGCTTTGGCTCACACTCACCTTATGTTCTTGGATCGCAGCAACAGAAATATCAGTCCGGTTAAGGCGTCATCCGCTGGCTAACCCAGTCTTGATTTCCATCGTACTGCTCTCCAGCCTCCTTTTGATTTTCGATGTGCCCTATGAGAGATTTTTTGAGGGAGCCCAGTTTATCCACTTCCTGCTTGGCCCCGCTACCGTTGCCATCGCCGTACCTCTGTTCCGCCAATGGCACCAGGTGCGCAAAACCCTTATACCCATGGTGTCCGCGTTGGTCGCCGGCTGCTTCTTTTCTGTTTTTTCCGTCGTTGTAATGGGCAAATGGGCCAATCTCTCAAATGAAGTATTGATTTCGTTCCTTCCGAAATCGGCAACGGCAGGGGTAGCGATGGCAATCTCTTTCACGCTTGGCGGTACACCGCCGCTGACTGCAGTGCTGGTCATACTCACGGGTATCATCGGAGCGCTCGTCGTCACTCCTTTCATGAACGCAATGCGGATAACCGACTATGCGGCACGGGGATTTGCTGTTGGTCTGACATCGCACGGCATTGGAACTGCGCGCGCCTTTGATGTCAACGAGACCGCGGGGCTGTTTGCCGGGATTGCGATGGCGCTCAATGCAATTGCGACCTCCCTTGTCGTTCCGCTACTCGTCAATATGCTTATCAATTGA
- a CDS encoding CidA/LrgA family protein translates to MIKGIALLLLFQLTGESIIFMSGFPVPGPVVGLVLLFAAMQLCKTLNWNIFTQAETAADGFLRNLGLLFVPAGVGLVAMWSQIQGQATAILAIVVVSAILTLAVTVWTFILVQRVMGKR, encoded by the coding sequence ATGATCAAGGGTATCGCGTTACTTTTGTTGTTCCAGCTCACTGGCGAAAGTATCATATTCATGAGTGGGTTCCCCGTACCGGGGCCCGTTGTGGGACTTGTACTCCTGTTTGCAGCCATGCAGCTGTGCAAAACACTCAACTGGAACATTTTTACTCAAGCTGAAACAGCGGCCGACGGATTTCTTAGAAATCTCGGACTGCTCTTCGTTCCGGCGGGTGTCGGGCTAGTTGCGATGTGGAGCCAGATCCAGGGGCAAGCCACTGCAATCCTAGCGATCGTCGTTGTCTCAGCGATATTGACATTGGCGGTGACGGTCTGGACCTTCATTCTCGTTCAACGTGTCATGGGGAAGAGATAA